The genomic segment CGTGTAGTGAGTGAATATTTCCGCATTCCGCTTAAAGAGCTGGTAGGTCCAAAACGTACCCGTATTTATGCCCGTCCACGTCAGCTTGCAATGGGTCTGGCACGTGAACTGACTGGAGACAGTTTCCCGGAAATTGGTATGGCTTTTGGTGGTCGAGATCACAGTACAGTCATGCATGCCTGCGAAAAAGTACAGAGCTTGCGTGAAGAAGATCCGATCTTCAATGAGGACTATAAAAACCTGCAACGCCTGTTGCAGAGTTGACCTAAAACGCTCAAATTCTGTTCTTGCTATGCGGCCTGTTTTGCCGCATAGTTAACTGCTAAAAATTCAACTTTTATCTTATTAATCTTCAGCTTTAGAGGAATGTACCGTGCGTTTAAAAATCGCGAAAGAAAGCTTACTGAATGTTCTCTCACATGTCGTAGGAGCGGTTGAACGTCGCCATACCTTAAATATTCTTTCAAACCTGAAAATCCAGGTGACTGCTGAAGCTTTGACCGTCACTGGTTCGGATCTGGAAGTGGAACTGGTTGCCAGCACACAGTTGGCTGAAGGTGCATGCCTGCAAGCCGGTGAAACCACTGTTCCAGCACGTAAGCTGATTGATATCTGTAAATCTTTGCCATCAGCAGCCCTGATCGACCTGCAAATTACCGATGACCAGCGTTGTATCCTGAAATCTGGAAATAGTCGTTTTGTGCTCGGTACTTTGCCTGCGGATGACTATCCATTACTGAATACTGAAAATACTCAAGGCACGCAAGTGACTGTGACTCAGCGCGAATTAAAGCGTCTGTTTGAAAAAACGGCTTTCGCAATGGCAGTGCAGGATGTGCGTTTCTACCTGACCGGTACTTTACTTGAAATTGACGCCAATCAGCTTCGTGCGGTAACGACAGATGGTCACCGCTTGGCACTGTGTGAAACAGCAGCACAATCGACTGCAACTCAACCGATTCAAGCCATTGTTCCACGTAAGGCAGTCGCTGAATTACAACGTTTATTAAGCGTTGAAGATGAGCAGCTTTCTCTGCTGATTGGTCGTGAATTATTGAATGTGACCATTCGCATGGCCAGCCGTGATAAAGAACAGACCGATATCACAGTTCGTTTCACTACGAAACTGATTGACGGTAAATTCCCGGACTACCGCCGTGTGATTCCACGTGGTGGCGACAAGAATGTGATTATTGCGCATGACGTGTTTAAGCAATCTTTACAACGCGTGGCTATTTTGAGTAATGAAAAACTGCGTGGCGTATTCCTGAACTTTAATGCCGGTTCATTACAACTTCGTGCCAATAACCCGGAACAGGATGAGGCGA from the Acinetobacter sp. YWS30-1 genome contains:
- the dnaN gene encoding DNA polymerase III subunit beta; amino-acid sequence: MRLKIAKESLLNVLSHVVGAVERRHTLNILSNLKIQVTAEALTVTGSDLEVELVASTQLAEGACLQAGETTVPARKLIDICKSLPSAALIDLQITDDQRCILKSGNSRFVLGTLPADDYPLLNTENTQGTQVTVTQRELKRLFEKTAFAMAVQDVRFYLTGTLLEIDANQLRAVTTDGHRLALCETAAQSTATQPIQAIVPRKAVAELQRLLSVEDEQLSLLIGRELLNVTIRMASRDKEQTDITVRFTTKLIDGKFPDYRRVIPRGGDKNVIIAHDVFKQSLQRVAILSNEKLRGVFLNFNAGSLQLRANNPEQDEAIEDLAIQYADAPLEMSFNAQYLIEVLGVLDGEDVSMTMTEANQSVLVQDPSHTDQTYVVMPMRV